In Bombus fervidus isolate BK054 chromosome 11, iyBomFerv1, whole genome shotgun sequence, a single genomic region encodes these proteins:
- the Ewg gene encoding DNA-binding protein Ewg isoform X1, whose amino-acid sequence MVSLPSAEPGTMDRISDDDDDEPSSGSETYEEGDLLTAAMDDDVTAQLAAAGWQIKHANGPVGVAAAAAIVSAKKRKRPHSFETNPSIRKRQQNRLLRKLRQTIDEFATRVGQQAVVLVATPGKPNSSYKVFGAKPLEDVVKNLRNVIMEELESALAQQAPPPVQDDPSLYELPPLIIDGIPTPVEKMTQAQLRAFIPLMLKYSTGRGKPGWGRDSTRPPWWPKELPWANVRMDARSEDEKQKISWTHALRQIVINCYKFHGREDLLPAFSEEDEKSNVLIQQSTPHSSSHPSHSSGQGQGGQSQQQQQTVGVVRLSSTDSSKGNSSPAQIITASTTTLATATQMTAQYPTAVLQTITNPDGTVSIIQVDPSNPIITLPDGTTAQVQGVATIHTSQGEVQALAEVAGSGEGTSVAVDLNSVTEATLGQDGQIILTGEDGHGYPVSVSGVITVPVSASMYQTMVANIQSDGTMQVVTPMVQVPKVEPGSGETSIEAVTIQGHPMTMINTTGEHQVLQVISLKDANVLTKAMQAEVIKDEDSEQQAVSSPE is encoded by the exons ATGGTGTCTCTGCCTAGTGCAGAGCCTGGCACAATGGATAGAATCTCAGATGATGACGATGACGAGCCAAGTAGTGGGTCTGAAACATATGAGGAGGGTGACCTTCTGACAGCTGCTATGGATGATGATGTGACGGCCCAGCTCGCCGCTGCAGGTTGGCAAATCAAACACGCTAATG GCCCTGTTGGCGTAGCTGCTGCCGCAGCTATTGTCTCagcgaaaaaaaggaaacgaccTCATAGCTTTGAAACAAATCCCAGCATTAGAAAGAGGCAACAAAACAGACTCCTAAGAAAACTTAGA cAAACTATAGATGAGTTTGCAACGCGAGTTGGACAACAGGCAGTAGTATTAGTAGCTACACCAGGAAAGCCAAACAGTAGTTATAAAGTATTTGGAGCAAAACCGTTAGAGGATGtagtaaaaaatttaagaaatgttATAATGGAAGAACTTGAAAGTGCGCTCGCACAACAAGCTCCGCCACCAGTACAAGACGATCCATCTTTATATGAATTACCACCTCTTATAATAGATGGCATACCAACACCCGTGGAAAAAATGACTCAAGCTCAACTCAGAGCATTCATCCCTTTAATGTTAAAGTATTCTACAGGCAGAGGTAAACCTGGTTGGGGTAGAGATAGTACACGGCCACCGTGGTGGCCAAAAGAACTTCCTTGGGCAAATGTGCGTATGGATGCAAGGTCTGAAGACGAGAAACAGAAG ATTTCTTGGACACATGCGTTAAGACAAATTGTAATAAactgttataaatttcatggaaGAGAAGATCTTCTACCTGCATTCAGcgaagaagatgaaaaatcCAATGTACTGATACAACAATCGACTCCTCATTCCTCGTCGCATCCGTCACATTCATCCGGCCAAGGGCAAGGTGGACAAtcgcagcaacaacagcagaCGGTGGGAGTTGTTCGCCTCAGCAGCACGGATTCATCTAAGGGAAACTCTTCGCCAGCACAAATCATTACCGCGTCTACTACAACTCTTGCCACTGCCACTCAG ATGACGGCTCAATATCCGACGGCAGTTTTACAAACAATAACGAATCCTGATGGCACCGTATCAATCATCCAAGTTGATCCTAGTAACCCAATAATTACACTACCAGATGGTACAACAGCTCAGGTTCAAGGTGTAGCTACC ATCCATACAAGTCAAGGAGAAGTACAAGCACTCGCTGAAGTAGCAGGCAGTGGGGAAGGTACTAGTGTCGCTGTCGATTTAAACAGCGTTACAGAAGCAACATTAGGTCAAGATGGTCAAATCATTCTCACAGGAGAAGATGGACACG GCTATCCTGTTTCCGTCTCAGGAGTGATAACAGTACCAGTATCTGCTAGTATGTATCAAACTATGGTTGCCAATATTCAAAGTGACGGTACGATGCAAGTAGTCACACCAATGGTTCAAGTCCCAAAGGTTGAGCCTGGAAGTGGGGAAACTAGCATTGAAGCTGTCACTATTCAAGGGCATCCTATGACAATGATAAACACCACAGGTGAACATCAAGTTCTTCAAGTAATATCATTGAAAGATGCTAATGTCCTCACAAAGGCTATGCAAGCCGAAGTTATAAAAGATGAGGATAGTGAACAACAAGCCGTCTCTAGTCCAGAATAA
- the Coq7 gene encoding ubiquinone biosynthesis protein COQ7, mitochondrial, whose amino-acid sequence MLHLRQLGIRLASTSAASGATRSEKLLDSVIRVDHAGELGADRIYAGQMAVLGRTSVGPTIQHMWDQEKEHRAKFEELIRKYRVRPTVLTPIWNIAGFVLGAGTALMGEKAAMACTVAVETVITEHYNDQLRALMESDEKVHEEVLEMIKKFRDEEQEHHDTGLEHGAEQAPFYQALTNVIKFGCKTAISISKVI is encoded by the exons atgcTGCATCTTAGACAGCTTGGAATTCGATTGGCTAGTACATCAGCAGCTTCAGGAGCAACTAGATCAGAGAAATTATTAGATTCAGTTATAAGGGTAGATCATGCTGGAGAATTAGGAGCTGATAGAATATATGCTGGACAAATGGCTGTTTTAG GTAGAACATCTGTTGGTCCAACTATTCAACATATGTGGGATCAAGAAAAGGAACATCGTGCAAAGTTTGAAGAGTTGATTAGAAAATATCGTGTAAGACCCACTGTTCTAACACCTATTTGGAACATTGCTGGGTTTGTTCTTGGTGCTGGTACAGCACTCATGGGAGAAAAAGCAGCTATGGCTTGCACCGTAGCTGTTGAAACAGTGATTACAGAGCATTATAATGATCAATTACGTGCATTGATGGAAAGTGATGAAAAAGTACATGAAGAAGTTTtagaaatgattaaaaaatttcgtgaTGAAGAACAAGAACATCATGACACTGGTCTAGAACATGGTGCAGAACAAGCACCATTCTATCAAGCTTTaacaaatgttattaaatttggTTGTAAAACTGCTATATCAATATCCaaagttatataa
- the Ewg gene encoding DNA-binding protein Ewg isoform X3 has translation MVSLPSAEPGTMDRISDDDDDEPSSGSETYEEGDLLTAAMDDDVTAQLAAAGWQIKHANGPVGVAAAAAIVSAKKRKRPHSFETNPSIRKRQQNRLLRKLRQTIDEFATRVGQQAVVLVATPGKPNSSYKVFGAKPLEDVVKNLRNVIMEELESALAQQAPPPVQDDPSLYELPPLIIDGIPTPVEKMTQAQLRAFIPLMLKYSTGRGKPGWGRDSTRPPWWPKELPWANVRMDARSEDEKQKISWTHALRQIVINCYKFHGREDLLPAFSEEDEKSNVLIQQSTPHSSSHPSHSSGQGQGGQSQQQQQTMTAQYPTAVLQTITNPDGTVSIIQVDPSNPIITLPDGTTAQVQGVATIHTSQGEVQALAEVAGSGEGTSVAVDLNSVTEATLGQDGQIILTGEDGHGYPVSVSGVITVPVSASMYQTMVANIQSDGTMQVVTPMVQVPKVEPGSGETSIEAVTIQGHPMTMINTTGEHQVLQVISLKDANVLTKAMQAEVIKDEDSEQQAVSSPE, from the exons ATGGTGTCTCTGCCTAGTGCAGAGCCTGGCACAATGGATAGAATCTCAGATGATGACGATGACGAGCCAAGTAGTGGGTCTGAAACATATGAGGAGGGTGACCTTCTGACAGCTGCTATGGATGATGATGTGACGGCCCAGCTCGCCGCTGCAGGTTGGCAAATCAAACACGCTAATG GCCCTGTTGGCGTAGCTGCTGCCGCAGCTATTGTCTCagcgaaaaaaaggaaacgaccTCATAGCTTTGAAACAAATCCCAGCATTAGAAAGAGGCAACAAAACAGACTCCTAAGAAAACTTAGA cAAACTATAGATGAGTTTGCAACGCGAGTTGGACAACAGGCAGTAGTATTAGTAGCTACACCAGGAAAGCCAAACAGTAGTTATAAAGTATTTGGAGCAAAACCGTTAGAGGATGtagtaaaaaatttaagaaatgttATAATGGAAGAACTTGAAAGTGCGCTCGCACAACAAGCTCCGCCACCAGTACAAGACGATCCATCTTTATATGAATTACCACCTCTTATAATAGATGGCATACCAACACCCGTGGAAAAAATGACTCAAGCTCAACTCAGAGCATTCATCCCTTTAATGTTAAAGTATTCTACAGGCAGAGGTAAACCTGGTTGGGGTAGAGATAGTACACGGCCACCGTGGTGGCCAAAAGAACTTCCTTGGGCAAATGTGCGTATGGATGCAAGGTCTGAAGACGAGAAACAGAAG ATTTCTTGGACACATGCGTTAAGACAAATTGTAATAAactgttataaatttcatggaaGAGAAGATCTTCTACCTGCATTCAGcgaagaagatgaaaaatcCAATGTACTGATACAACAATCGACTCCTCATTCCTCGTCGCATCCGTCACATTCATCCGGCCAAGGGCAAGGTGGACAAtcgcagcaacaacagcagaCG ATGACGGCTCAATATCCGACGGCAGTTTTACAAACAATAACGAATCCTGATGGCACCGTATCAATCATCCAAGTTGATCCTAGTAACCCAATAATTACACTACCAGATGGTACAACAGCTCAGGTTCAAGGTGTAGCTACC ATCCATACAAGTCAAGGAGAAGTACAAGCACTCGCTGAAGTAGCAGGCAGTGGGGAAGGTACTAGTGTCGCTGTCGATTTAAACAGCGTTACAGAAGCAACATTAGGTCAAGATGGTCAAATCATTCTCACAGGAGAAGATGGACACG GCTATCCTGTTTCCGTCTCAGGAGTGATAACAGTACCAGTATCTGCTAGTATGTATCAAACTATGGTTGCCAATATTCAAAGTGACGGTACGATGCAAGTAGTCACACCAATGGTTCAAGTCCCAAAGGTTGAGCCTGGAAGTGGGGAAACTAGCATTGAAGCTGTCACTATTCAAGGGCATCCTATGACAATGATAAACACCACAGGTGAACATCAAGTTCTTCAAGTAATATCATTGAAAGATGCTAATGTCCTCACAAAGGCTATGCAAGCCGAAGTTATAAAAGATGAGGATAGTGAACAACAAGCCGTCTCTAGTCCAGAATAA
- the Ewg gene encoding DNA-binding protein Ewg isoform X2, with protein sequence MVSLPSAEPGTMDRISDDDDDEPSSGSETYEEGDLLTAAMDDDVTAQLAAAGPVGVAAAAAIVSAKKRKRPHSFETNPSIRKRQQNRLLRKLRQTIDEFATRVGQQAVVLVATPGKPNSSYKVFGAKPLEDVVKNLRNVIMEELESALAQQAPPPVQDDPSLYELPPLIIDGIPTPVEKMTQAQLRAFIPLMLKYSTGRGKPGWGRDSTRPPWWPKELPWANVRMDARSEDEKQKISWTHALRQIVINCYKFHGREDLLPAFSEEDEKSNVLIQQSTPHSSSHPSHSSGQGQGGQSQQQQQTVGVVRLSSTDSSKGNSSPAQIITASTTTLATATQMTAQYPTAVLQTITNPDGTVSIIQVDPSNPIITLPDGTTAQVQGVATIHTSQGEVQALAEVAGSGEGTSVAVDLNSVTEATLGQDGQIILTGEDGHGYPVSVSGVITVPVSASMYQTMVANIQSDGTMQVVTPMVQVPKVEPGSGETSIEAVTIQGHPMTMINTTGEHQVLQVISLKDANVLTKAMQAEVIKDEDSEQQAVSSPE encoded by the exons ATGGTGTCTCTGCCTAGTGCAGAGCCTGGCACAATGGATAGAATCTCAGATGATGACGATGACGAGCCAAGTAGTGGGTCTGAAACATATGAGGAGGGTGACCTTCTGACAGCTGCTATGGATGATGATGTGACGGCCCAGCTCGCCGCTGCAG GCCCTGTTGGCGTAGCTGCTGCCGCAGCTATTGTCTCagcgaaaaaaaggaaacgaccTCATAGCTTTGAAACAAATCCCAGCATTAGAAAGAGGCAACAAAACAGACTCCTAAGAAAACTTAGA cAAACTATAGATGAGTTTGCAACGCGAGTTGGACAACAGGCAGTAGTATTAGTAGCTACACCAGGAAAGCCAAACAGTAGTTATAAAGTATTTGGAGCAAAACCGTTAGAGGATGtagtaaaaaatttaagaaatgttATAATGGAAGAACTTGAAAGTGCGCTCGCACAACAAGCTCCGCCACCAGTACAAGACGATCCATCTTTATATGAATTACCACCTCTTATAATAGATGGCATACCAACACCCGTGGAAAAAATGACTCAAGCTCAACTCAGAGCATTCATCCCTTTAATGTTAAAGTATTCTACAGGCAGAGGTAAACCTGGTTGGGGTAGAGATAGTACACGGCCACCGTGGTGGCCAAAAGAACTTCCTTGGGCAAATGTGCGTATGGATGCAAGGTCTGAAGACGAGAAACAGAAG ATTTCTTGGACACATGCGTTAAGACAAATTGTAATAAactgttataaatttcatggaaGAGAAGATCTTCTACCTGCATTCAGcgaagaagatgaaaaatcCAATGTACTGATACAACAATCGACTCCTCATTCCTCGTCGCATCCGTCACATTCATCCGGCCAAGGGCAAGGTGGACAAtcgcagcaacaacagcagaCGGTGGGAGTTGTTCGCCTCAGCAGCACGGATTCATCTAAGGGAAACTCTTCGCCAGCACAAATCATTACCGCGTCTACTACAACTCTTGCCACTGCCACTCAG ATGACGGCTCAATATCCGACGGCAGTTTTACAAACAATAACGAATCCTGATGGCACCGTATCAATCATCCAAGTTGATCCTAGTAACCCAATAATTACACTACCAGATGGTACAACAGCTCAGGTTCAAGGTGTAGCTACC ATCCATACAAGTCAAGGAGAAGTACAAGCACTCGCTGAAGTAGCAGGCAGTGGGGAAGGTACTAGTGTCGCTGTCGATTTAAACAGCGTTACAGAAGCAACATTAGGTCAAGATGGTCAAATCATTCTCACAGGAGAAGATGGACACG GCTATCCTGTTTCCGTCTCAGGAGTGATAACAGTACCAGTATCTGCTAGTATGTATCAAACTATGGTTGCCAATATTCAAAGTGACGGTACGATGCAAGTAGTCACACCAATGGTTCAAGTCCCAAAGGTTGAGCCTGGAAGTGGGGAAACTAGCATTGAAGCTGTCACTATTCAAGGGCATCCTATGACAATGATAAACACCACAGGTGAACATCAAGTTCTTCAAGTAATATCATTGAAAGATGCTAATGTCCTCACAAAGGCTATGCAAGCCGAAGTTATAAAAGATGAGGATAGTGAACAACAAGCCGTCTCTAGTCCAGAATAA